Proteins from a genomic interval of Xanthomonas sp. AM6:
- the purH gene encoding bifunctional phosphoribosylaminoimidazolecarboxamide formyltransferase/IMP cyclohydrolase, with amino-acid sequence MPSDFLPVRRALLSVSDKTGLIDLARALAARNVELLSTGGTAKAIREAGLAVKDVSELTGFPEMMDGRVKTLHPLVHGGLLGRAGTDDAVMAEHGIAPIDLLVLNLYPFEAVTAKADCTLAEAVENIDIGGPAMLRSAAKNFARVAVATDPAQYADLLAELEAHDGQLSAAKRFALSVAAFNRVAQYDAAISNYLSTVADPASEVPVRAAFPAQANGSFVKVMDLRYGENPHQQAAFYRDLCPAPGSLATFEQLQGKELSYNNIADSDAAWECVRQFDAPACVIVKHANPCGVAVGAGCGDAYELAYATDPTSAFGGILAFNRTLDAATAKVILDRQFVEVLIAPDYEDGALEYAKKKANVRVLRIPLAPASVGFIDTKRIGSGLLMQTADDRVVTRDELKVVTRLAPTEAQFADLLFAWKVAKYVKSNAIVYAKDHRTIGVGAGQMSRVYSARIAGIKAADADLVVEGSVMASDAFFPFRDGIDAAAAAGIKAVIQPGGSMRDAEVIAAADEHGIAMVFTGVRHFRH; translated from the coding sequence ATGCCCTCCGATTTCCTGCCCGTTCGCCGGGCATTGCTGTCCGTTTCCGACAAGACCGGCCTGATCGACCTGGCCCGCGCGCTGGCCGCGCGCAACGTGGAGCTGCTGTCCACCGGCGGCACCGCCAAGGCGATCCGCGAGGCGGGGCTGGCGGTCAAGGACGTGTCCGAGCTGACCGGCTTCCCGGAAATGATGGACGGCCGGGTCAAGACCCTGCACCCGCTGGTGCACGGCGGCCTGCTCGGCCGCGCCGGCACCGACGATGCGGTGATGGCCGAGCACGGCATCGCGCCGATCGACCTGCTGGTGCTGAACCTGTACCCGTTCGAGGCGGTCACCGCCAAGGCCGACTGCACGCTCGCCGAGGCGGTGGAGAACATCGACATCGGCGGCCCGGCGATGCTGCGCTCGGCGGCGAAGAACTTCGCGCGCGTGGCGGTGGCCACCGATCCGGCGCAGTACGCCGACCTGCTGGCCGAGTTGGAGGCGCACGACGGCCAGCTGTCGGCGGCCAAGCGCTTCGCGCTGTCGGTGGCCGCGTTCAACCGCGTGGCGCAGTACGACGCGGCGATCAGCAACTACCTGTCCACGGTGGCCGACCCCGCGAGCGAGGTGCCGGTGCGCGCCGCGTTCCCGGCGCAGGCCAACGGCAGCTTCGTCAAGGTGATGGACCTGCGCTACGGCGAGAACCCGCACCAGCAGGCGGCGTTCTACCGCGACCTGTGCCCGGCCCCGGGTTCGCTGGCGACGTTCGAGCAGCTGCAGGGCAAGGAACTGAGCTACAACAACATCGCCGACAGCGACGCGGCCTGGGAATGCGTGCGCCAGTTCGACGCGCCGGCCTGCGTCATCGTCAAGCACGCCAACCCGTGCGGCGTGGCGGTGGGCGCGGGCTGCGGCGATGCCTACGAACTGGCCTATGCGACCGATCCGACCAGCGCCTTCGGCGGCATCCTCGCCTTCAACCGCACGCTGGACGCGGCCACCGCCAAGGTCATCCTCGACCGCCAGTTCGTCGAGGTGCTGATCGCGCCGGACTACGAAGACGGTGCGCTCGAGTACGCGAAGAAGAAGGCCAACGTGCGCGTGCTGCGCATCCCGCTGGCGCCGGCCTCCGTCGGCTTCATCGACACCAAGCGCATCGGCTCGGGCCTGCTGATGCAGACCGCCGACGACCGCGTGGTGACCCGCGACGAACTCAAGGTGGTCACCCGCCTGGCGCCGACCGAGGCGCAGTTCGCCGACCTGCTGTTCGCGTGGAAGGTGGCCAAGTACGTCAAGTCCAACGCCATCGTCTACGCCAAGGACCACCGCACCATCGGCGTCGGCGCCGGGCAGATGAGCCGGGTGTATTCGGCGCGCATCGCCGGCATCAAGGCCGCCGATGCGGACTTGGTGGTGGAAGGCTCGGTGATGGCCTCCGATGCGTTCTTCCCGTTCCGCGACGGCATCGACGCGGCCGCGGCGGCCGGCATCAAGGCGGTGATCCAGCCCGGCGGCTCGATGCGCGACGCCGAGGTGATCGCCGCCGCCGACGAGCACGGCATCGCCATGGTGTTCACCGGCGTGCGCCATTTCCGCCACTGA
- the purD gene encoding phosphoribosylamine--glycine ligase, with protein sequence MKILVIGSGGREHALSWKLAQSPRVDAVLVAPGNAGTATEAKCRNVAVKVDDLDGLLQLAQDEAVALTVVGPEVPLVLGVVDRFRAAGLRIFGPSAKAAQLEGSKAFAKQFLQRHGIPTAFYEVHTEVDAALAYVRAKGAPIVIKADGLAAGKGVIVATTLDEAEAAVRDMLSGNAFGDAGARVVIEEFLDGEEASFISMVDGATALPMATSQDHKRVGDGDTGPNTGGMGAYSPAPVVTPEVHARVMREVVEPTVRGMIADGVPFTGFLYAGLMIDASGAPKVIEFNVRFGDPETQPVMLRLQSDLVELVEAAIDGQLHAIQAQWDPRPSLGVVLAAAPYPDKPVVGEAISGLDQVPASAKVFHAGTALDAQGRVLSAGGRVLCVAALGDSVSDAQRNAYAGVAQIHWPSEFHRSDIGWRAIARERGA encoded by the coding sequence TTGAAAATCCTCGTCATCGGTTCCGGCGGCCGCGAACACGCCCTGTCCTGGAAGCTCGCCCAATCCCCGCGCGTGGACGCAGTGCTGGTCGCCCCGGGCAACGCCGGCACCGCCACCGAGGCCAAGTGCCGCAACGTGGCGGTCAAGGTCGACGACCTGGACGGCCTGCTGCAACTGGCCCAGGACGAGGCGGTGGCGCTGACCGTGGTCGGCCCGGAAGTGCCGCTGGTGCTGGGCGTGGTCGACCGCTTCCGCGCCGCCGGCCTGCGCATCTTCGGGCCCAGCGCCAAGGCCGCGCAGCTGGAAGGCAGCAAGGCCTTCGCCAAGCAGTTCCTGCAGCGCCACGGCATCCCCACCGCGTTCTACGAAGTGCACACCGAGGTGGACGCGGCGCTGGCCTACGTGCGCGCCAAGGGCGCGCCGATCGTGATCAAGGCCGACGGCCTGGCCGCCGGCAAGGGCGTGATCGTGGCGACGACCCTGGACGAGGCCGAAGCGGCGGTGCGCGACATGCTCTCCGGCAACGCCTTCGGCGACGCCGGCGCGCGCGTGGTGATCGAGGAATTCCTCGACGGCGAGGAAGCCAGCTTCATCTCCATGGTCGATGGCGCCACCGCGCTGCCGATGGCCACCAGCCAGGACCACAAGCGCGTCGGCGACGGCGACACCGGTCCCAACACCGGCGGCATGGGCGCGTATTCGCCGGCGCCGGTGGTCACCCCCGAGGTGCATGCGCGGGTGATGCGCGAAGTGGTGGAGCCGACCGTGCGGGGCATGATCGCCGACGGCGTGCCGTTCACCGGCTTCCTGTACGCCGGGCTGATGATCGACGCCAGCGGCGCGCCCAAGGTGATCGAGTTCAATGTGCGCTTCGGCGACCCGGAGACGCAGCCGGTGATGCTGCGCCTGCAGTCGGACCTGGTGGAGCTGGTCGAGGCGGCGATCGACGGGCAACTGCACGCGATCCAGGCACAGTGGGATCCGCGCCCGTCGCTGGGCGTGGTGCTGGCGGCGGCGCCGTATCCGGACAAGCCGGTGGTCGGCGAGGCGATTTCCGGCCTGGACCAGGTGCCGGCCAGCGCCAAGGTGTTCCATGCCGGCACCGCGCTGGACGCGCAGGGCCGCGTGCTCAGCGCCGGCGGGCGCGTGCTGTGCGTGGCCGCGCTGGGCGACAGCGTGTCCGACGCGCAGCGCAATGCGTATGCCGGCGTGGCGCAGATCCACTGGCCCAGCGAATTCCACCGCAGCGACATCGGCTGGCGCGCCATCGCGCGCGAACGCGGCGCATAG
- a CDS encoding uracil-DNA glycosylase family protein, with protein sequence MALAPAIRKQFRELAAHTDGIDSAVYAKYAKDPLEPIIGLGRKNARLCFFGRDPGRTEVEYGEPFVGSGGQLVREALYRHLHDGQPLPDFDASLKVGRDFFWINTVPYKPLGNKAWSMQVKRRFHPLMRQLLIEQWRGRDIVTLGREAFLWFGIDQPKDVRARLDAFWADEARFTASTEVELRTERGTSRRFALHPLPHPSPLNQTWFKRFPALLDARLRQLEI encoded by the coding sequence ATGGCACTCGCTCCCGCCATCCGCAAGCAGTTCCGCGAACTGGCCGCGCACACCGACGGCATCGACAGCGCGGTCTACGCGAAATACGCCAAGGATCCGCTGGAGCCGATCATCGGGCTCGGCCGCAAGAATGCGCGGCTGTGCTTCTTCGGCCGCGATCCGGGCCGCACCGAGGTCGAATACGGCGAGCCCTTCGTCGGCAGCGGCGGGCAGCTCGTGCGCGAGGCGCTGTACCGGCACCTGCACGACGGCCAGCCGCTGCCGGATTTCGACGCCTCGCTGAAAGTGGGCCGCGACTTCTTCTGGATCAACACCGTGCCGTACAAGCCGCTCGGCAACAAGGCCTGGTCGATGCAGGTGAAGCGGCGTTTCCATCCGCTGATGCGGCAGCTGCTGATCGAACAGTGGCGCGGCCGCGACATCGTCACCCTCGGCCGCGAAGCCTTCCTGTGGTTCGGCATCGACCAGCCCAAGGACGTGCGCGCGCGGCTGGACGCGTTCTGGGCCGACGAGGCGCGCTTCACCGCGAGCACCGAGGTCGAACTACGGACCGAGCGCGGCACGTCGCGGCGCTTCGCCCTGCATCCGCTGCCGCATCCCTCGCCGCTCAACCAGACCTGGTTCAAGCGCTTTCCCGCATTGCTGGACGCGCGCCTGCGCCAGCTGGAGATCTGA
- the yccS gene encoding YccS family putative transporter — protein MRYRVAVPKHSIESRLSRLWAHEKASYGLRVFIALGAAMGVCWQQQQLTALPAIFLGTIASAIAETDDNWLGRIKSVLLSLLCFAAAAAAVVLLFPYPLAFVAGMALSTFALTLLGALGERYASIAQATVALAIYAMIGIDHGARAGHVGGNAWHGIALLLLGAAWYGLLSILWTLLFANRPVRERLSRLFFELGRYLRLKAALFEPVRQSDLHARRLALAEQNAQVVAALNAAKTAIMSRFGRSGRPGVQSGLYFRLYYMAQDFHERASSSHYPYEALTDAFFHSDVLYRCQRLLALQGKACAALGEAIRLRQPFEYGEQTQQATTDLRQSLDFLHAQADPRQARLLGSLELLVTNLQSIERRLSESAQSDTTSDNLDTRLRDSSPHTLREMLVRVGQQLTPGSVLFRHGLRMAIALVAGYAVMQSMHASNGYWILLTTAFVCRPNYGATRLRLAQRIAGTLIGLGATWALMQLFPGTELQLLFALSGALLFFVTRTDRYMLATAAITVMALFCFNLLGDGFVLIWPRLLDTLIGCAIAAAASFLILPDWQGRRLNQVMATVLASCARYLAQVLEQYRSGMRDDLPYRIARRDMHNADAALSVALSNMLREPGRYRRNLDAGFRFLALSNTLLGYLSALGAHRAALAGEADPAIDRAGGYLQDALGAIAEALVQRRALPPADESAELALADALEQEEGVDEAKRRLVRNQLALTLRLLPKLRAAAHAVTAPAAAPAPPSALPAAR, from the coding sequence TTGCGTTATCGTGTTGCCGTGCCGAAACACTCGATCGAATCGCGCCTCAGCCGCCTGTGGGCCCACGAAAAGGCCAGCTATGGCCTGCGCGTGTTCATCGCCCTGGGCGCGGCGATGGGCGTGTGCTGGCAACAGCAGCAACTGACCGCGCTGCCGGCGATCTTCCTGGGCACCATCGCCAGCGCCATCGCCGAGACCGACGACAACTGGCTGGGCCGGATCAAGTCGGTGCTGCTGTCGCTGCTGTGCTTCGCCGCCGCGGCGGCCGCGGTGGTGCTGCTGTTCCCGTATCCGCTGGCGTTCGTCGCCGGCATGGCGCTGTCCACCTTCGCCCTGACCCTGCTCGGCGCGCTCGGCGAGCGCTACGCCTCCATCGCCCAGGCCACCGTGGCGCTGGCGATCTACGCGATGATCGGCATCGACCATGGCGCCCGCGCCGGCCACGTCGGCGGCAACGCCTGGCACGGCATCGCGCTGTTGCTGCTCGGCGCCGCCTGGTACGGGCTGCTGTCGATCCTGTGGACGCTGCTGTTCGCCAACCGCCCGGTGCGCGAGCGGCTGTCGCGGCTGTTCTTCGAACTGGGCCGCTACCTGCGGCTCAAGGCCGCGCTGTTCGAGCCGGTGCGGCAGAGCGACCTGCACGCGCGGCGGCTGGCGCTGGCCGAGCAGAACGCGCAGGTGGTGGCGGCGCTGAACGCGGCCAAGACCGCGATCATGAGCCGCTTCGGCCGCTCCGGCCGGCCCGGCGTGCAGTCCGGCCTGTACTTCCGGCTGTACTACATGGCGCAGGATTTCCACGAACGCGCCAGCTCCTCGCACTATCCGTACGAAGCGCTGACCGACGCGTTCTTCCACAGCGACGTGCTGTACCGCTGCCAGCGCCTGCTGGCGCTGCAGGGCAAGGCCTGCGCGGCGCTGGGCGAGGCGATCCGCTTGCGCCAGCCGTTCGAGTACGGCGAGCAGACCCAGCAGGCCACCACCGACCTGCGCCAGTCGCTGGACTTCCTGCATGCGCAGGCCGATCCGCGCCAGGCGCGGCTGCTCGGCTCGCTGGAACTGCTGGTCACCAACCTGCAGAGCATCGAGCGGCGGCTGTCAGAATCCGCGCAGTCGGACACCACCAGCGACAACCTCGACACGCGCCTGCGCGATTCCTCGCCGCACACGCTGCGCGAGATGCTGGTGCGCGTCGGCCAGCAGCTCACCCCCGGCTCGGTGCTGTTCCGGCACGGGCTGCGCATGGCGATCGCGCTGGTGGCCGGCTACGCCGTCATGCAGTCGATGCACGCCAGCAACGGCTACTGGATCCTGCTCACCACCGCGTTCGTGTGCCGGCCCAACTACGGCGCCACCCGGCTGCGCCTGGCGCAGCGCATCGCCGGCACCCTGATCGGCCTGGGCGCGACCTGGGCGCTGATGCAGCTGTTCCCCGGCACCGAGCTGCAGCTGCTGTTCGCGCTGTCCGGCGCGCTGCTGTTCTTCGTCACCCGCACCGACCGCTACATGCTGGCCACCGCCGCGATCACGGTGATGGCGCTGTTCTGCTTCAACCTGCTCGGCGACGGCTTCGTGCTGATCTGGCCGCGCCTGCTCGACACCCTGATCGGCTGCGCGATCGCCGCGGCGGCCTCGTTCCTGATCCTGCCCGACTGGCAGGGCCGGCGCCTCAACCAGGTGATGGCGACGGTGCTGGCCAGCTGCGCGCGCTACCTGGCGCAGGTGCTGGAGCAGTACCGCAGCGGCATGCGCGACGACCTGCCCTACCGCATCGCCCGGCGCGACATGCACAACGCCGACGCCGCGCTGTCGGTGGCGCTGTCCAACATGCTGCGCGAACCCGGCCGCTACCGCCGCAACCTGGATGCGGGCTTCCGCTTCCTGGCGCTGTCCAACACCTTGCTCGGCTACCTGTCGGCGCTGGGCGCGCACCGCGCGGCGCTGGCCGGGGAGGCCGACCCGGCCATCGACCGCGCCGGCGGCTACCTGCAGGACGCGCTGGGCGCGATCGCCGAGGCGCTGGTGCAGCGCCGGGCGCTGCCGCCGGCCGACGAATCGGCCGAACTCGCGCTGGCCGATGCGCTGGAACAGGAAGAAGGCGTGGACGAGGCCAAGCGGCGGCTGGTGCGCAACCAGCTGGCGCTGACCCTGCGCCTGCTGCCCAAGCTGCGCGCCGCCGCGCATGCGGTCACCGCTCCGGCAGCGGCGCCAGCGCCGCCTTCCGCGCTGCCGGCCGCACGCTGA
- a CDS encoding MFS transporter gives METSPHPPMHRGLVLLMAAATGLAVASNYYAQPLLEVLAQTFAIDVRSAGAVVTTAQLAYAAGLLLLVPLGDRFERRSLIVGLYALSAVGLLISAASTSFALLLLGTLITGLSSVAAQTLVPFAATLAAPHERGRVIGTVMSGLLLGILLARTVSGLLAGAGGWHTVYWVAAALILLVAALLWRALPRHPGNPRLSYPHLIGSVLALLRDEPVLRSRAVLGGLIFAGFSMFWTTLAFLLSGPGYGYGTATIGLFGLIGAAGAFAANLSGKLADRGAGHWVGWGGLAMLLLSWLLLAAAPHSLWLLIAGVLLLDVAVQGVHIGNQSVIYQLDPKARNRITSAYVTCYFIGGAIGSSLGSAAYAYAGWRGVVVGGAALAVAALLWMGVSVRPAARKAALAPLPER, from the coding sequence ATGGAAACCTCCCCGCACCCCCCGATGCACCGCGGCCTGGTGCTGCTGATGGCCGCCGCCACCGGCCTGGCGGTGGCCAGCAACTACTACGCGCAGCCGCTGCTGGAGGTGCTGGCGCAGACCTTCGCGATCGACGTGCGCAGCGCCGGCGCGGTGGTCACCACCGCGCAGCTGGCCTATGCCGCCGGCCTGCTGTTGCTGGTGCCGCTGGGCGACCGCTTCGAGCGCCGCAGCCTGATCGTGGGGCTGTACGCGCTCAGCGCGGTGGGCCTGCTGATCAGCGCCGCCTCGACCAGCTTCGCGCTGCTGCTGCTCGGCACCCTCATCACCGGCCTCAGCTCGGTGGCCGCGCAGACCCTGGTGCCGTTCGCCGCCACGCTGGCCGCGCCGCACGAGCGCGGCCGGGTCATCGGCACGGTGATGAGCGGCCTGCTGCTGGGCATCCTGCTGGCGCGCACTGTGTCCGGGCTGCTGGCCGGTGCCGGCGGCTGGCACACCGTGTACTGGGTGGCGGCGGCGCTGATCCTGCTGGTGGCGGCGCTGCTGTGGCGCGCGCTGCCGCGGCACCCGGGCAACCCGCGGCTGTCGTATCCGCACCTGATCGGGTCGGTGCTGGCGCTGCTGCGCGACGAGCCGGTGCTGCGCTCGCGCGCGGTGCTGGGCGGGCTGATCTTCGCCGGCTTCAGCATGTTCTGGACCACGCTGGCGTTCCTGCTGTCCGGCCCCGGCTACGGCTACGGCACCGCGACGATCGGCCTGTTCGGCCTGATCGGCGCCGCCGGCGCGTTCGCCGCCAACCTGTCGGGCAAGCTCGCCGACCGCGGCGCCGGGCACTGGGTCGGCTGGGGCGGGCTGGCCATGCTGCTGCTGTCGTGGCTGCTGCTGGCCGCCGCGCCGCACTCGCTGTGGCTGCTGATCGCCGGCGTGCTGCTGCTGGACGTGGCGGTGCAGGGCGTGCACATCGGCAACCAGAGCGTGATCTACCAGCTGGATCCGAAGGCGCGCAACCGCATCACCTCGGCCTACGTCACCTGCTACTTCATCGGCGGGGCGATCGGCTCCAGCCTGGGCAGCGCGGCCTACGCCTACGCCGGCTGGCGCGGGGTGGTGGTCGGCGGCGCGGCGCTGGCGGTGGCGGCGCTGCTGTGGATGGGCGTCAGCGTGCGGCCGGCAGCGCGGAAGGCGGCGCTGGCGCCGCTGCCGGAGCGGTGA
- a CDS encoding LysR family transcriptional regulator, with the protein MLTLRQLEFAVAVAEEGSFTAAARRCHTVQSALSHQIAKIEQALGARLFERGARQVRTTAAGEVFLHNARETLRAAERLHEEMAQTLGTVRGRLHIGQISSLSTVQVPALLRRFRQAHSAVDVHLRTGMSDALLLELAEGRLDVALVGVGPHIVLPEQRLLLHEEPLALIAAPGNRFAARAEVALHELEDAPMAGLIAGAGVRGIIDRAFAEAGLRQRLQYEVTHADLQRQLVAEDLGLAIVPQTMAAAMHGVAMIALRERFRFLTYATWRADPTPAARALIALLRQGRAGSDDTG; encoded by the coding sequence ATGCTGACCCTGCGCCAGCTCGAATTCGCGGTCGCGGTGGCCGAGGAAGGCAGCTTCACCGCCGCCGCGCGCCGCTGCCATACGGTGCAGTCGGCGCTGAGCCACCAGATCGCCAAGATCGAGCAGGCGCTGGGCGCGCGGCTGTTCGAGCGCGGCGCGCGGCAGGTGCGCACCACCGCCGCCGGCGAGGTGTTCCTGCACAACGCCCGCGAGACCCTGCGCGCGGCCGAGCGCCTGCACGAGGAAATGGCGCAGACCCTGGGCACGGTGCGCGGACGCCTGCACATCGGCCAGATCTCCTCGCTGAGCACGGTGCAGGTGCCGGCCCTGCTGCGCCGTTTCCGCCAGGCGCACAGCGCGGTGGACGTGCATCTGCGCACCGGCATGAGCGATGCGCTGCTGCTCGAGCTGGCCGAGGGCCGGCTGGACGTGGCCCTGGTCGGGGTCGGCCCGCACATCGTGCTGCCCGAGCAGCGCCTGCTGCTGCACGAGGAACCGCTGGCGCTGATCGCCGCGCCCGGCAACCGCTTCGCCGCGCGCGCCGAGGTGGCGCTGCACGAACTGGAGGACGCGCCGATGGCCGGACTGATCGCCGGCGCCGGCGTGCGCGGCATCATCGACCGCGCCTTCGCCGAGGCCGGCCTGCGCCAGCGCCTGCAGTACGAGGTCACCCATGCCGATCTGCAGCGGCAGCTGGTGGCCGAGGACCTGGGCCTGGCGATCGTGCCGCAGACCATGGCCGCGGCGATGCACGGCGTGGCGATGATCGCGCTGCGCGAGCGCTTCCGCTTCCTGACCTATGCCACCTGGCGCGCGGACCCGACCCCGGCCGCGCGCGCGCTGATCGCCCTGCTGCGGCAGGGCCGCGCGGGCAGCGACGACACCGGCTAG
- a CDS encoding MFS transporter — MSGHSQFALLKQRRFLPFFVVQGLGAFNDNVYRQAIIGLLFYLGVTPEQRTLYTNLAPALFILPYFLFSALAGQIAEKLEKSRLVVITTTMEIAIMSLAAVGFLTENMAVLLVALFCTGLQSTLFGPVKYSILPSVLKPEELTGGNGLVEMGTSISILCGMILGGLIFQIAGSHGPVAAATAVVALAVTGNLVARLIPKVDAGAPALKINWNPLPESLAIMRLTRRQLAVRNAVLGVSWFWFIGTVLTAQLPTYAELNLGGAQDLYIFALALFSIGTGTGSLLCEKLSGRTVEIGLVPLGAFGISAFMLDLYFARPGGALQAGLGIGQFVHQAGSWRIMLDLVGIGLCTGLFVVPLFALIQSRTPKAELSRVIAGLNIQNSMFIVIAAMVGIALQMQQLTLFGTRIPMPGLSIPQVFLALAIANAVVAIWIFSIVPEFLMRFLSWVMVRALYRLRLHGIERHVPDEGAALIVCNHVSYMDALVLAASIPRPVRFVMYYRIFNIPVMRWIFRTAKAIPIAGAREDPALMQRAFDEIDAALAEGELVCIFPEGALTKDGEIAKFKSGMEKIVERRAVPVLPMALRNMWTSMWSKRDSRLRRMRVPRRFRAHVEVIAGPPVPAAEASAELLEAQVRQLRGDAA; from the coding sequence ATGTCCGGCCACAGCCAGTTCGCCCTGCTCAAACAGCGCCGCTTCCTGCCGTTCTTCGTGGTCCAGGGATTGGGCGCATTCAACGACAACGTGTACCGGCAGGCGATCATCGGCCTGCTGTTCTACCTGGGCGTCACTCCCGAGCAGCGCACGCTGTACACCAACCTGGCGCCGGCGCTGTTCATCCTGCCGTACTTCCTGTTCTCCGCGCTGGCCGGGCAGATCGCCGAGAAGCTGGAGAAATCGCGGCTGGTGGTCATCACCACCACAATGGAGATCGCGATCATGTCGCTGGCCGCGGTCGGCTTCCTGACCGAGAACATGGCGGTGCTGCTGGTCGCGCTGTTCTGCACCGGCCTGCAATCGACCCTGTTCGGCCCGGTGAAGTATTCGATCCTGCCCTCGGTGCTCAAGCCGGAGGAACTGACCGGCGGCAACGGCCTGGTCGAGATGGGCACCTCGATCTCGATCCTGTGCGGCATGATCCTGGGCGGGCTGATCTTCCAGATCGCCGGCAGCCACGGCCCGGTCGCCGCGGCCACCGCGGTGGTCGCGCTGGCGGTCACCGGCAACCTGGTCGCGCGGCTGATCCCGAAGGTCGACGCCGGCGCGCCGGCGCTGAAGATCAACTGGAACCCGCTGCCCGAGTCGCTGGCGATCATGCGCCTGACCCGGCGCCAGCTGGCGGTGCGCAACGCGGTGCTCGGCGTGTCCTGGTTCTGGTTCATCGGCACCGTGCTGACCGCGCAGCTGCCGACCTACGCCGAACTCAACCTCGGCGGCGCGCAGGACCTGTACATCTTCGCGCTGGCGCTGTTCTCGATCGGCACCGGCACCGGCTCGCTGCTGTGCGAGAAGCTGTCCGGGCGCACGGTGGAGATCGGCCTGGTGCCGCTGGGCGCGTTCGGCATCAGCGCGTTCATGCTCGACCTGTATTTCGCCCGCCCCGGCGGCGCGCTGCAGGCCGGGCTGGGCATCGGCCAGTTCGTGCACCAGGCCGGCAGCTGGCGGATCATGCTCGACCTGGTCGGCATCGGCCTGTGCACCGGCCTGTTCGTGGTGCCGCTGTTCGCGCTGATCCAGAGCCGCACGCCCAAGGCCGAGCTGTCGCGGGTCATCGCCGGGCTCAACATCCAGAACTCGATGTTCATCGTCATCGCCGCGATGGTCGGCATCGCGCTGCAGATGCAGCAGCTGACCCTGTTCGGCACCCGCATCCCGATGCCCGGGCTGAGCATCCCGCAGGTGTTCCTGGCGCTGGCCATCGCCAACGCGGTGGTGGCGATCTGGATCTTCAGCATCGTCCCCGAATTCCTGATGCGCTTCCTCAGCTGGGTGATGGTGCGCGCGCTGTACCGGCTGCGCCTGCACGGCATCGAGCGGCACGTGCCCGACGAGGGCGCGGCGCTGATCGTGTGCAACCACGTTAGCTACATGGACGCGCTGGTGCTGGCCGCCTCGATCCCGCGCCCGGTGCGCTTCGTCATGTACTACCGCATCTTCAACATCCCGGTGATGCGCTGGATCTTCCGCACCGCCAAGGCGATCCCGATCGCCGGCGCGCGCGAGGACCCGGCGCTGATGCAGCGCGCCTTCGACGAGATCGACGCGGCGCTGGCCGAGGGCGAACTGGTGTGCATCTTCCCCGAGGGCGCGTTGACCAAGGACGGAGAGATCGCCAAGTTCAAGTCCGGCATGGAGAAGATCGTCGAGCGCCGCGCGGTGCCGGTGCTGCCGATGGCCTTGCGCAACATGTGGACCAGCATGTGGAGCAAGCGCGATTCGCGGCTGCGGCGCATGCGCGTGCCGCGCCGCTTCCGCGCGCACGTGGAGGTGATCGCCGGGCCGCCGGTGCCCGCCGCCGAGGCCAGCGCCGAGCTGCTGGAAGCGCAGGTGCGGCAGCTGCGCGGGGATGCCGCGTGA